Genomic DNA from Bacillota bacterium:
ATTCTGGGCGAGGTAAAAAAATGACATTTTCCCCTACATAACGCCGACATGGCCAGAGGTCTGCAAACCCTTTCGTACCAAGGGTTTGAGACCTCTGTTTCTGACTATAACTGCAAAAGATGGGATTATATCCCTTTCGGTGATTTCCAGCAAGTGCTCTTTATCGGTTCAAGGCGGACCGGAAAATGCTTACGTCCCTTGGGAAAAGAAGCGGCCCGCAGCCACTGCATAATCCCCTAATCGGGCGCACACTCTAAAGAAGAGATACGGAGCGCAAGGAGTGTGATCCCTTTGACCATTGGGTTAATTATTTTGTTTGGTGTGGCGGTCCTCATCTATTTCGGCTTGTTACATCGGGTGTTGGACCGGATGCGGCTAGATGACCGCCAGGCCCTGCTAATCATTGGGCTGATGGTGGTGACCAGTTTTGTGACCCTTCCTCTGTACCGGCGGGGTTTGCAGGTGAGCTTGAATGTGGGTGGTGCCCTCGTCCCTGTGGCGGTGGCCATCTATTTGTTGGTCAAGGCCGACGAGCGCAGGGAATGGATCCGGGCCCTGTTGGCTACGGTTGCTACGGTGGTGGTTCTGACCATCGTCACCAATCTAACGGACTTTGATCCACCCGATGCGGACTTTATGGATCCCCTCTGGTTCTTTGGTTTGGTGGCGGGGGTTTCCGGGTACCTTGCGGGTCGATCCCGTCGTTCCGCCTTCATTGCCGCCACCTTAGGGATTGTGGCCCTGGACGTGATCCACCTGATTCGGGCGGTGGTGGAAGGGGTACCGGCCACGGTGAACCTAGGTGGGGCCGGTGTCTATGATGCCACGGTGCTGGCGGGAGTCATTGCGGTGGGACTGGCGGAACTGGTGGGTGAGGTCCGGGAGCGACTACAGGGGGGACCGGCGGAACGGGAGGATGCGCCCTTGCCCCTGCGCAATGAGGACTTTGCCCAGGAGGTTGCAAAGGAGGATGAACCCGATGCCTAGGTGGCTGCTTGTGTGCTTAGTGTTGGTCTTTGTGCTTTGTCCCTGTGGAGTGGAAGCAACTTCCCCTGGGGATAATGAAGGGATGGAGTTTGTGGGTCGATATTGGCAGCTGGTGGACGAGGAGGGCAATCCCCTGACTTTGACGGCGCGGTTGCCGGTGGAAGGGGACCAGTACATCGCCGCGGATAACCGGATGTACGAAGTGGTGGAGGTGGGGGAGGATGTGGCCTATTGCAAATACATTGAGACCATCGAGTTACCGGATGTCGCTTCCCTCACCACCGTGGGTGGCACCACCTTCTTCCAGGATGTCTTTGCGGCCTTGTCCGGTCGATGGGCGGCCAGCATGGGGACCAGTGGGCCCGTCGCCCTGTACCACACCCATAGTGACGAATCCTTCGTGCCCACCAGTGGTGTGTACACCAAGGATGTGGGGGATATTTACCAAGTGGGACGGACCTTCCGGGATGCCCTGGAGGAGCTGGGCTATAAAGCCATCTGGTCCCAGAACAACCACAACCCCCACGACGGCCAGGCTTACATGCGCTCACGTCGCACCGCCATGGAACTGATGAAGGCCAGCCCCTCTACTTTGATCGACGTTCACCGGGACGCGTTACCGCCGGAGGTTTACGCGACAGAGATAGACGGCACTCCCGCAAGTAAGGTGCGGATTGTGGTGGGCCGACAGAATCCAAATATGGCCACCAATTTGGAGTATGCCAAACGGATCAAGGCGGTGGCCGATGAGAAATACCCGGGGATTATCGAGGGTATCTTTATGGCTCAGGGGAACTATAACCAAGACCTGGGTCCGAAGGCCATCCTTTTGGAGATGGGCACCCACACCATTTCCCTGGAACGGGCCCAAAACGCTGCCAGGTTCTTCTCAGAGGTGATCCCGGTGGCTGCTGGGCTTACTGCCACGGGTCGGCCTAGTGTTCTGCGGCGCATAGGCAGTGCTGCTTTGGCCACGACGCTGTTTCTGGCGATCCTGTTGGTGGTGGGCCTGGTAGCCTTTACGGCCCTAAACTGCGGGTCTGTGGACGAGTTTAAGGAGAAAGTAGGGCAAATGTTTAGAGGCGATTTTCACGGGGTGCTGGAAGATGCAGGTCTACGGTTGGGTCCTAAGCGAGATTAGTCCCATGGACTTTTTGGTCTCCATACCCTTAGCCACCCTGATGGGGACCCTGGCCCGGCTGTACATGCTCCGGATCGATTACCGCCAGTATCCCAGCTATCCCCAAGGGTATATCATTCATCTGTCCCTGGGATTCATCGCCGCCTTTCTAGGGGCCATGGCTGTGCCCGCCGTGCTCAGCGAGGACTATGCCGCGGCTACCTTTCTGGCCCTGGCTGCCACCCAATTTCGGGATGTGCGGGAGATGGAGCGTAGGACCTTGCTAAATTTGGAGGAGACGGAGCTGGTGCGGCGGGGTACCGCCTATATCGAAGGGATCGCGCGGGTCTTTGAGGCCCGGAACTACTTGGCTATCTTTGTATCCCTCTTGGTAAGCCTAGGATATTTGGGGACTGGCTTCCTTTTGGAACCGGCCTGGCGGTTTACCCTGGCGGTTTTGGTGGGGATGTTAAGTGCGTATATGCTAAACAAACTTATGCGGGGCAAGGTGATCGGGGACATTGCCGAGGTGCGGCCGGGTAAGATCAGTTTTGACGGTCCGATGCTGAAGGTGGACAACATTGTGATCATGAACGTGGGGCTAAAGGAGTCCCGGGAACGGTACCTCGCCCATGGGCAGGGGGTGATCATCACCCCGCGGGACCCTAACGCCAAGGCTACCCTGGCCAACCCCGGCCAGATGCAGGCCATCATCCATGACCTTTCGGTGGTACTGGGACTGCGGTTGGACCTTGGGGAACCGGAGTTTCTACCCTTAGCCCGGCGGGACGCCCAAACCGGTGCCATCGGCATTGCCATTATTCCCTCTAGCCCCAGTGAAAGGGCCATGATCCAAGCGGCCCTGAGGGTACCGGTCCTGGAGGCATCGGTCCGCAGACCCCTTGATGCCAAGGCCGGGTTAATGGTGGATTAGAAAAGGGGTATTGTGATGTCTGGAGACGTCCGGATGACGAAACAAATCATCGCCATTGTGACTTTGCATAGGGACCGGGTGGGAGGCAGTGCGCCCATCTTCTATGCCAAAGACCCCGCGGCCTTGGAGGAAATTGCCCGGTACATCAGTCGGGTATCCGGGGGGATGGTCCATGAACTTGAGGAAGGCACCTACTTCATCGTCCTACACTGAGGAGGAGGGCTATGGTTGAAGATTATCTATTGTTGTTTTGGCGGTGCCCACTCCTCTCCTGTGGCCGCCGCCATTCACCTGGGGATCTTGCCAGCGGACCGCCTCCCCACCAGACAGGAGCTTCTGCAACTGCCCCTCTTTGATCGTAACGACCAGCAGGGTACCCTTCACTGCATGGGCAAAGATGAAAGGGGACATGAGGTTTACGTGTTGGGACGGGGCAGAGGGGGGAAAATCGCTGAGACCACCCTGATTAACGGATACAACCTGGCCGGAGGACAGGCGGACAGGGAGCTGGTCATCGTGGATACCTTAAAGTGCGTGAACCTGATCATGCGGATCGG
This window encodes:
- a CDS encoding DUF1614 domain-containing protein, which produces MIPLTIGLIILFGVAVLIYFGLLHRVLDRMRLDDRQALLIIGLMVVTSFVTLPLYRRGLQVSLNVGGALVPVAVAIYLLVKADERREWIRALLATVATVVVLTIVTNLTDFDPPDADFMDPLWFFGLVAGVSGYLAGRSRRSAFIAATLGIVALDVIHLIRAVVEGVPATVNLGGAGVYDATVLAGVIAVGLAELVGEVRERLQGGPAEREDAPLPLRNEDFAQEVAKEDEPDA
- a CDS encoding DUF3189 family protein; the encoded protein is MKIIYCCFGGAHSSPVAAAIHLGILPADRLPTRQELLQLPLFDRNDQQGTLHCMGKDERGHEVYVLGRGRGGKIAETTLINGYNLAGGQADRELVIVDTLKCVNLIMRIGGYLSRRLRLVFLGRPLVLVGTQRAFRCLVAVVEAVKAEVR